From a single Lentimicrobium sp. L6 genomic region:
- a CDS encoding rhodanese-like domain-containing protein has protein sequence MSKRYIFISVVFIAMALVLVLLPKQQNRDAFRPDLLLLEINSGERFLSVDHIAERIIQGDPSILLVDVRSSDLYDEYHIPGAINIPLNEVLNDSLNAALLLPFKDIVFYSNSTLSADQAWILCRRNKMESQYVMEGGLNTWFDHIMTPEPPQEVEGNDAIALYEFRKGASVFFGMPAPVVQYTAPENTNAKPAAVKKSKPAKQVIELKKVEEEEEEEEGC, from the coding sequence TGGCTTTGGTTTTGGTTTTGCTTCCAAAACAACAAAACAGAGATGCTTTTCGACCTGATTTATTATTATTAGAAATAAATAGTGGTGAAAGATTCCTCTCAGTTGATCATATCGCTGAAAGAATTATTCAAGGGGATCCTTCTATTTTATTAGTAGATGTGAGAAGCTCAGATTTATATGATGAATATCATATTCCTGGCGCTATCAATATTCCGCTAAACGAGGTGTTGAACGATTCCTTGAATGCGGCTCTTCTATTGCCATTTAAAGATATTGTTTTCTATAGTAATTCTACACTAAGTGCAGATCAAGCATGGATATTGTGTAGAAGAAACAAAATGGAAAGCCAATATGTAATGGAAGGTGGACTTAATACTTGGTTCGACCATATTATGACTCCAGAGCCTCCTCAAGAAGTAGAAGGAAATGATGCCATTGCCTTGTATGAATTTAGAAAAGGGGCAAGCGTATTCTTTGGAATGCCAGCTCCTGTAGTTCAATATACTGCTCCTGAAAATACAAATGCAAAACCTGCTGCTGTTAAGAAATCCAAACCTGCTAAACAAGTGATTGAGCTTAAAAAGGTGGAAGAGGAAGAAGAGGAAGAAGAAGGCTGCTAA
- a CDS encoding rhodanese-like domain-containing protein translates to MKELKRTKRLSVSIIGYLAIILIGLMSLNTPGIYFNVCEGHVMDELAEMSNEVFPDEALDYIENNEPGYLFIDVRDEYKYLQSHLDDAINIPMNQLLEDDNIEVFQKAQQDSLIVVFYGDSQIQANGAWMLMYQLGYTNAKTMLGGYDLVASPDFDPDLMEAYLLEEAQYDFYMIMEEARDQVENPMILEDKPTMQIVPVQRVENEIDEGGC, encoded by the coding sequence ATGAAAGAATTAAAAAGAACAAAGAGACTTTCTGTTAGCATCATAGGCTATTTAGCTATTATCCTCATTGGTTTAATGAGTTTAAATACTCCTGGCATTTATTTTAATGTATGTGAGGGTCATGTTATGGACGAGCTTGCTGAGATGAGTAATGAAGTTTTTCCTGATGAGGCTTTGGATTATATAGAAAACAATGAGCCAGGATATTTATTTATTGATGTGAGAGATGAGTATAAATACCTTCAAAGTCATTTAGATGATGCGATAAATATACCTATGAACCAACTTTTGGAGGACGACAACATTGAGGTTTTTCAAAAGGCACAACAAGATAGTCTAATAGTGGTCTTCTATGGTGATAGTCAAATACAGGCTAATGGAGCTTGGATGCTCATGTATCAACTTGGATATACCAATGCAAAAACAATGTTGGGAGGCTATGATTTAGTTGCATCTCCAGATTTTGATCCTGATCTTATGGAAGCTTATTTATTAGAGGAAGCTCAATATGATTTCTATATGATTATGGAGGAAGCTCGTGATCAAGTAGAAAACCCTATGATACTTGAGGATAAGCCTACCATGCAGATTGTTCCGGTTCAG